From a region of the Rouxiella sp. S1S-2 genome:
- a CDS encoding metal-dependent hydrolase, with the protein MTAEGHLIFSIACAVFAKKAQLSPELAHGDWWHIIPASLLTSLLPDIDHPKSLLGQRLKWISQPMARMFGHRGFTHSLLAVAAGIFLLKTKLPHDWVIPIDALHAMVIGYLSHIIADMLTPAGVPLLWPCRWRFRLPLISSQKGNQLERTFCLLMVGLTLFWPNWTPIIGAINPHGLSFILKYLT; encoded by the coding sequence ATGACTGCGGAAGGTCATCTCATTTTTTCTATTGCTTGCGCAGTGTTTGCCAAAAAGGCACAGCTGTCACCCGAACTCGCCCACGGCGACTGGTGGCATATTATTCCTGCGTCTCTTCTAACCTCGTTGCTACCGGATATCGATCATCCTAAATCACTGCTTGGTCAGCGACTAAAATGGATATCGCAACCGATGGCCCGCATGTTTGGCCATCGCGGATTCACCCACAGTTTGCTGGCGGTTGCGGCAGGCATTTTTTTGCTTAAAACTAAACTGCCGCACGACTGGGTTATTCCTATAGATGCGCTGCACGCCATGGTGATTGGGTATTTAAGCCACATTATCGCCGATATGCTTACGCCTGCCGGGGTGCCGCTGCTTTGGCCATGTCGCTGGCGTTTTCGATTGCCGCTGATCAGCAGCCAAAAAGGCAATCAGCTTGAACGTACCTTCTGCCTGTTGATGGTTGGCCTTACCTTGTTTTGGCCGAACTGGACGCCCATTATCGGTGCAATCAACCCGCACGGCTTGAGCTTCATTTTGAAGTATTTAACCTGA
- a CDS encoding HigA family addiction module antitoxin, which yields MHMFNPPHPGEVLRDYLEGVSVTDAAIALKITRTQLSRILNAHAAITADMALRLSCLLGTSAEMWVNMQSEYELWQASQKPRPIIEPLQRHSLCA from the coding sequence ATGCACATGTTTAATCCGCCGCATCCAGGCGAGGTTCTGCGGGACTATCTGGAAGGCGTTAGCGTCACTGACGCAGCGATTGCCCTGAAAATCACACGTACTCAGTTGTCTCGCATTCTAAATGCGCACGCGGCAATTACTGCTGACATGGCGCTGCGCTTGTCTTGCCTGCTTGGTACGAGTGCCGAGATGTGGGTCAATATGCAGTCTGAATATGAGTTGTGGCAAGCATCCCAAAAGCCTCGCCCAATTATTGAGCCGCTGCAAAGACATTCCCTTTGTGCATAA